A segment of the Spodoptera frugiperda isolate SF20-4 chromosome 29, AGI-APGP_CSIRO_Sfru_2.0, whole genome shotgun sequence genome:
tataatgataattattatgttcaaatTGTATTATGTTCAAACCTTCTTAAGTAAAGGTCCATAGTTATGCAGTGCAGACTAAAATACtgatttaaatacataaaagttaagCTTAAACTTGTTGTAAGAAATAGTTATTAGAGGAAATATTGGTGGAGCAAaaggaaatcataaaataatgtttatttgggaatgaataaataaacagacaaataatattattgtttggtAAAAAGAGTAACAATGAATTCAACATCATACTATGTTATGTTAGAAGGTACTGAACTATTGAAGAGGAAGGTTAGTTTTCCTTTATAAAGAAAAGTTTACTTATATTCTACGTTTTTTCATACAGTAGAGAAGTAATTACCTGTTCTGTTAAATGTGAGAGCAGCTCATCCTTATCAACAACATCATCAAAGTTTTCTTCATCCTCTATTTCAATTACAGGTACCTCATCCGGGTACTTTGCTGTGTATGTGAAGACTAGTTGACACGCGAGCCCTTCTCCTTCATCAAACCCTTCAGATTTGATAGGTATACTAAACTTGTGGAAGGGTTTTGTTTCAATAACTGTAAATAaacgataatttaattttaataaacaatttacccaaatatatatatatggaCTGGTTTAGAATAATGTGATAGTAATGCTAGACTTTAGATTAGATAGTAATTTAAGTCTCAAGAAGGTAAATTTGCACCGGTGAATACAACAAAAGTTGTTCCTCAGACACAACAAAATTAACACACTTTATAACCAATTTAGAAAAGACGGGTTCGCAGTAACAGGCAACAGAACTTACTTTGCATATCTCCATAATAAATAGAGTCTAAAGCTTCCACCTCGCTCGCCTGCTCATATTGGTAATccatgatttcttttttatttcacacgTTTTAGTTGCGATTCCACAGTTCCCACATACACAAATTGTCAAACGAATGTCATTTTGTATGTGTCTGTGTCTTATTGTCAATGTCACGTACGATCATAGACTGTCTATATGACCACAGACGACGTGCTCCTATTCAATAAACAAGTTGTAACGACAAACATTGTCAATGTCACAATTTGTTGATGTCAAAGTCATTGCGTCAAATTCATAGAAGTgcttgtgtttatttttgtgaattataatttatttttcaattcaattgtttaagtatatgtaatacTTGTGATTTATAAAATGGATACACCCGATTTATTAACCCCTTTTAATGCGCAGTCGGATTCGGAACCATCTAATACACCAGGGTTAATATTTCaagatatacctacctacctcatcattttaaattttataagaaattttatgtttatctttacttaaatcatattatttatatttcagaaGCCAAGCAATTACCATAAGCTCATCGGCCAACGATGATTGCTCAGAATTACAAGAACACGTAATGGAGAATATTCAAAAACCTAATGTACCCAATGTAAATGTACCAGAAAGAATAGTTCTTTGCTTGGATGTTTGTTTCGACAACAACAAATCACTGTATCGGTTAGGCGACGGCTCGACATTTACACCGATTAACATGATGAAGAGAGTAATAGAATTTTTCTTACATTCTAAAAGTGCAATTAATAAGAAAACTGAGTTTGCCATTATAGTGCTGAAAGGTTCAGAAGCTGTGTGGATACAAAACTTTACTAGTAACATAAAGGATATTTTAGGTACTATTGAATATTTAAACCCAGAAGAATGTACATCTGAAATATttgatatgaaaaatattttcaattggatTCGGCAGAAAGTTGAGATACCTGAATACAAAGATGGAGAGAGCACACAGCCTCCTCCTTATGTGGTGCGCTTGCTTGTGTTCTACGTGAGATCGAACTGTATTCCAATAATTCCACAAAACGAAGCTTACTACAGCTTCCTCAAGAAACAGTTGTACTTCTACATTGACATATTGCTAGCACATGAAGAAGAATGTTCTGTGTACAAATGTGAAGAGGTGTATGATGCACTTCAGGACTTAGATAATGGTTATTCCTATGTATTTGAAGTATCCAGAAATGCAACAAAGATCCATGATTGTATTGCTAAACTACTTGCCCATCCCCTACAGAGGCCTTTACAAAAAAACACAGATTATACATTTGGTGCTAAGAATTAAACAGTATAATGCATTTTGATATTTGAGTTTGTATCATCTCTTGCTTACTCACTTCCAATcctaaaagtaataatttaatatcttgTTATAATAAGTgatgtatgtttatatttatgttcatCATATTTGCTAGgataattaaatgaaacaagCAAACTCCtttgtgatatttatttcaGCTCTTAAGAGGGGTTATGATtggtataaaagaaaaaaaaactaatgctattttattacacaatagTTTCAAATACTTAGacatttattatgtactttagaGTTGATCAATATTTTATCAGGCTCCCAGGTTTCACaccatttatttacattttgcaCAGGCAATAAATGCTGTATAGACTGGTCATTACATCTCTACTAATCCTGTATGATAAAAGCTTGGTTGACAACATCCTAAGTTGCACCAGCTAAGATATTTAACTCCAATAACTACTTACAGAAATCAAGTTGTTATTCTAAATTCTCCGACACAGCCAACATTTTAATTCCATACTTACCCATAgagattaatttataatacttGCAAGATGACTAATTTTGGATATGAAGAAATCTGAATaatcatttcaaattatatttatgtatctgTAAAATCAGCCAGAAGATCTATATTTCGAGATTGAGCAAAATTAGCAAATGATTTATCCATAACAGACATACAAATCCCATTACATGTGGATCATTTTCGTTCTTAAAGATAGTTTAGCGAGACAATATTATGAGAGGAATAAAAATATCACGAATAGGCTGTTAAATGTCACAAACACGTagcaaacatttaattaatattaataaagtaaaacaaaactcGCCAAGCTATACATTTaagtaaacatataaaaaataaaagtaacatgtaaacaaatcataaaaaatattgttttatttacaacgaTTGGATTTACATCTAAAGCAATTTCAAGGAAGAGTGCTTTCTCCTCTAGAATCAAGTATATgcagacaataaaaataaataagcataatTCGGATGACGTCTAGGGTGCACAGCTAATGGACTAAAGAATAATACATACACTAGCTGTCCTTGTTACTCAATAGCAATAAATAATCGAAATTGTGAGCATTTGTTACATGGTTTAGGGGAGGGTCTTAAAATGGCATGAAGCACTAAACAAATGCTTTATTATCATTAAGCTGCAACACTTATCATCAATAGATTACATAATTCAGATTTTAATATCctactaataattaattattcgcCTAATGTAATTAGactgttaaaaaattaaataaagcttGTATTACAATAATACGTGATTTCCCCAAGTACAAATGATTGATCAACACGAGATTTCATACAATTCAGTCACATACATTTCATTTTAcagctataataaaattacatctGAGATCCTAGGGGTGTAATGATACACTATCGATGCCTAAGATTTGACACTGGTTAATTTACGaacgaaataaataacttcatgTATCAgtctcaatattttaaaaactatttacaatattgtaataaattcagCCGTTGTCAAATAAAATACCGAGTGAATATCATGCGGAATAAGAATGAGTCAACAGCTACACCTAGCCACTTTATCACTTTCTTAAATCTGTACTCTAATGAACAGTGATACAGATTACATGGAATGATAAATGATTTTACTTACAGTACCTTAAATAAGCCAATATTTGTGATATTAAAAGAGAATAATTAAAGCGTATAACCGCTCAGCCTCATCGCTGACACGTACGTTACAACGGAACTTCAGCAAATCGTATGATGacattttataaaacgtttCTAAGAAACGACCGGCCGCACTCGACCGCTTGCGATTTCGTCATGTAGACGTCCAGCGGAATCATTACGGTAGAAGTCGCATCGAGTCGGACCGGTCGGAGGGACCACTTCAAACATAAGTCAGTTCACTGCACAGTAACTACGGAGTGGAGGCGCAGTAGTGGCACGGCCCGCAGTAGGCGATGACACTCGGCGGGAAGACGGGACACGGAACTAGTCGTGCGGCGCCGGGACACGGGACCGGTCGCGGCGCCCACACACGGAACTAGTCGCGCGGCGCCGCGACACAGACTAGTTGTGCGGCGCCGCGCCACACAGCGGTCACAGCACGGCGGCGGCCAGCGCCTGCAGCGCCTGCAGGCCGCGTCAGGCCGGCGCCGCGCGCTCCGCCCGCTCGGGGACGGCCGGCGCCGCCTcgtccgcgcccgcgccgccgccgcgcgcgcgcATCACGTACGCGTACGTGCGGTACCTCTTTATCTGTCGAATACATCACACATTATTATTTCACTTGAACGTAGTACGTACGATATGGAAGGAGACAGGTGTGGTATAGTACCTCGTGCACGAGGTAGTGTTCCTTGAGGCGCGCGTGCGGCGCGTGCGTGGAGTGCGCGTGGTCCCGCGCGTGTCGCAGCGCGGCCAGTTCCTCCTCGAGCCGCGCCGCGCGCTCCTCGTGCTCCGCCAACTGCTCGCGCTGTACGATACCAAAATACGTTATTTACCTACTTCCATATAGATTCTTATGAGATTAAATGGTTATTTTTCATTTAGGACTGTACAAATCTCAAAATATGTAGTGCAAGTATATGTGTTGTGTAGTACCATGGAGAGCTTGGTGTGTGTACAGGGCAGTAGAGGGCGCTGGAACTTGCGCTGTGAGCCGACGGCGCCGGCCAGTGGCGCGGCCGAGTACGCGGCGCACACGAAGTTGATCGTTTCCACCCACGAACATAACTCCTTCGAATCGCtgcaatacaaattaatattttaacaacatCGAAAACTGTTATAATaggctataaataataatacaatgaaCAAGACAAGTTTCATCAACTAATAGTCATACAAACCTCGTTTGAAATAAGTATTCGGCCTGGTCAGCAGTCTGCAATCGAAATACGTGCTGCTTTTTCGTGTAGTCGGTCGCTTTCGTCGCCAGTGCGTGATGTATTCTGAAGataaatcatttctttttaacatTAATAGTTCCATATATATACATAACTAGTATAtgaatgtacataattatgtgttacCTGATAGCATTGTGTAAGTTATCGGACATCTGACTGCGTCGGAACCCGTGTTCGTCTTTATGAAGATATAGCACCAAGTCTCGCAGCGTACAGTAGAACATTTTCCAACCTCGACGGCCAAACGGAGCTGTAAACCGAAATAAGAGCTTTATGGGAAaatttacacaattttatttgttagggGTCGTCCATTAATCATTTCAACGATTTTTTGACCTTGGTGATATGTGTTGAGATTTTAGATTAACGGACGtctcacgtgattaatggacgtCCCCTTACCTTAATTTTTTAGTAATCTTATTTTAATCGAATTCGTGACAAATGGATGCGACGTGAACCGAGTGGTGGTATGGTAGAGAAGATATGTACATTTGTAAGCACTGTACTCTTCCTGTAAGCAATCTATCTCCACTCTTACTATGTATTGATGTAAAAGTCGTTGCTTGGTCTCTGTTTAAATACAAAAGAATGGTATGTACTAACTTTTCTTCCCGTTAGCGTCGACGCAGCACTTGCGCATGACGTATCCCTTCTTGTACTCGATGGCGCGGCTCTGGTCGGGCACGTCCAGGAACGGGTTGGCCCCCGCGCCGCCACTGCGGACCTCGCCGCCCGCGCCACCCGCCGGCTGGGCTTCCGCGTCGCTGTACATTCACAACAATAACGACATTATTATTAGATCATTCACCAAGAAAAAACTAGGAAATAAAGTCATTAGTCGGTCCATTGTCCTTGCCTACCCCTCATGGGatacaggcgtgaagttatgtatgtatgtatgtaaactttgATAATCAGTAGTTTATCAAAGTTAACATGGGTAGTTGCTCAAACAGTCCATGTATGGTAGGCCAACCTGTGCGCAAACAGGTCCTGGCCACTTTCTTCCAGTGTTCCTTTTACATGACGCGAACTTTAATAGTGCACCATGTTGACTTCTATAACCTActaagaaatattattgttacagATGCGTATATAGGGTGGTACGTACAGTGCCCACTGCAGTGGCTGCGTCCGGATGGCGTGGTAGAGTTGTTTGAGTGTTTCCCTCGGGAAGTTGTCTCCGTCGTTGAGGTCCGCGAGGTTGTCTATGAACTCCGCGCACGACATGCGGCGGAACGTTCCTCCGCCGCCGCAGCCGTGCAGGTCCGTGTTCAGGAGCATTATGGCGCACGTCAGCGTGTGCACCGCGTCTGGAATATGGATTTATCTCGATTACAAATTGTGTTCACTGTGGCCATAGAAAACTTTTGTTGTAATTTTTCCGAGACTCAAAAAAATGCTTGTAGAAAGGAAACAATTAATCTGTTATAAAGGAtggcagataacttggcaagattttgttatcatttttttcaaattactttattaactagaAATATGCGGACGCGgacgttcaatagtcagcgCAAAGTCGTCACCCctgcgcacgatgcttgtgaggatcaatccctgtgcgattggcggaaatttcttataattaaaaaaaaaatttgcaaGTTACATGTTGAAGACTATACTGGCAGTCGACTATGATATATTGAATAATACACGGTGAGTGTATGTGTACCTTGCGAGTTGAAGGAGCCGGGGTTGCACTCGAGGTACCTCCGCGAGAAGTGCACGAGGACCCGCTCCCGCTCCTGCGTCTCGCCGGAGAGCGCGAACCGCGCCAGGAACGTGCGCAGCGCCGCGTCCAGCGTCGCGCCAGACAACTCGAAGTGGCGCACGTACTCCTCCGCCACCGCGCGGGAGAACTCGTTGCTGGACAATACggaccaatttcaataacctatctatcgaTAGATCTCAGATCTGACTATAATACAAAGTGTGTCACTGTGTCATAAATTCATAATTCTAAGTTATTCAACTGGCTGTTTAGGCAATACTTCTGAATTCTCTAAACATATCAAAGTTTGCCCTTTCTGTCTACGTTCTTTACAATCGAAGACCTACTCAGATTATACTAAACTATTAAGAGGTACTATAACTTACTTTTTACTTAAATGCCTCGAAACATCCGACTTCTTGAATCCGTCGAGGTGGTAGAGTCGCTTGGCGAGTCGTTCGGCGGAAGGTATGTCGACGGCCTTGGGGCTGTAGTGGAACGAGTGCAGCGAGTCCCCGTCCGAGCCCTCGTCCGACCCACCGTCGGACCCGCTACACAGCTCCTGCAATACAACGCATTCATGTAGTACACAACTATACATGAAGAtcttttatgtatgttaagttAGAGATTCACCCCCAAATACTGAAaggctactcaattttaagttatacttaaatatcgtgctatttctgtcatattataaagaattaataaggacagaactagttttgggagcgacttaaaattaagtaacgtttgagtattcggacatcaAAGTTTTAGTTAGCTTTACTTGGGTGTTCATGTCTCAGCGGAGATAATGTTTACTAATAACATGAACGTACCTGATATCCCTGGTTCTCCGGCGAGTTATGTCCGTTTTCTTTACCATTCTGCGtgtaattactattattattgttatttacattttctgtGACGTTCGCGTTCTGTTTGTCGGGGCCTTTGACTTGTATCACTATTCTGTAGTCGTTGTTGTGGTCTCCGTTGAGGGTGACGTCGCTGCCGTGTTCGTTGGAGTAGGAGGAGTTGGATTTGGCTCGTTTGTGGCAAGGTTCGGAGACTAGTATCGTGGAGTCGGAGTCGGACGGGTCGGACAGTTCCATCCGCGGACACTCGCGCCCCGTCTCGAACATGTCGTCCTGGTCCTGGTAGTCCGGGCTCGATATGTTCGACACCGCTTCTGATAGACTCATGTCCCCTTCAAGTGGAAAGAAATAGGTTAGGTAAGTGACGAATTAATGTAGAATGTAATGGTGCTAGATTATTTAGAATTTCTAAAACATTATATAATAGTGATAAatgataatgtaattttttctaTGAGTTTGCGTTctacgctctgattggccggctcgaataaaacaaaccaatcaaagcgccgaatgcgttttcgtttcgattaccgtacgtacgtaaagcaaactcatactaagggtactggtcacTGATATAGAATTCTTGTGTAGAATAACCCAAGTGTGGTAGTTACCATTGAGGGGTCGATGGTGGTGGTGCGTGACGAGGTGTCGGTGGGGGGGCGTGGCGCGGGACGACATCACGGACGACGACGCCGACGTCGGCGACGCGGGCGACGACGACCTGCAGAAATAAAGCATATTATAAACAAtactgaaatataattatatatttttcatataaatctaCTGAATACTCCACACATGCATATTATCATCATAACACTGTTATCCATTCAAATTACAGTTACTTACGAAGAAATGATTACAAGTAACGTTACCTTTTCTTTAGTATCATTCATCATGCAAGTTATTGCTTAAAAGTTATAGAGAATTAACCTCAATGTTGTAAGTCATAAGATTCAAAGCTGGatattgttgtttgttaaaACAGATTAATAGCAGTTTTAATAGTAATTggtaagtttaaatttaattaattagtcagTAGAACGCCTTATTGCTCTAATGTTAGCAAGCACTGCTTCCGCTGCTTCAGACTGAATTTCTGATAACTACCTCTACTAATGCAGATTTCGTATTTTAAGAGAGAAAtgtgttataaattataatgttacgTTTACCAAAGATCGAGAGAATGTTTATTTCCTAACAAAGGAATGGTATCCCCAAACAATTTGAAAGTTAAGtaaaaacagacaaacagaaaactaataaaaagtattaaactagaatattcaattaaaaacctTAATAAATCTACACACTACAAAGTACTAAATTCtctaatttaattgaaatatacggCACACTTGCACTTTaggaaaagctctactagtttcaagtcataccgGGACTCATAGATGCGCAGCGATGTCGCCTCGAAACTAGTAGTTTTCAACATTAGTTCACAAGAGTAAGccgtatatttaaattaatttagggcctgtttcacaatgtttgGATAGCGACTATCTACTAAACAAATTTAACTTATAGAACATAATTTTCATGAACTATCTGCcattatttttaggtaattatAAGAGGGTGGTAAAACAGGACCTCAGAATGTGACTAGGATATAAATAATACGATAATACGTGTGTAGTTATAAACAAAGGTTGGGCATACCGTTGCGACATGCCGTCGGATATGGAGGTGGAGTTGGAGGTGGCGCCCGAGCGGCCCGAGCCGTTGCAGGCGGCGCGCTCCGCGGCGCTCGACACCGGCGCGTTGTACGTCCACACGATCCTACGTACCACACACACGTCACTACCCAGCTACCCAGCTACCCATCTACTCTACACACGCTACGTATCTAAGCCCCCTTACGCACTAGCAGTTGACCACCAAGGCGGTTCGTATCGCCAGACGCGGTTACCATACCGGTTGTATATTACATTGAAAAAGCGGCCAACCGCGGGGGACGGCTAGCCGCGCGGTTGGCCGCTAGTGCGTAAGTCCCTTGAGAGTACAGTCTCACTTACATATATTCAGGTTTGAGGATGTTATTGGTATTGAGATTTCATAAAAATAGGTTAACTCAGAAAAGGCCACATATAAATGCaatcgaattgagaacctcttcATTTCTTTGAATACCAGGTATTAAGTCCGCTTTATACATATCtattgtagttatatttttaaactgaagtGTAAAACAGATTAGTTGCAAATGGCGAATCaggttattgttattaattaatgacaAATTAGTAAATTGTTTTGAAGTGACAGAAATAAACTGAGCAGTGATGCTAACGCGAAGCAGCGTGGTTAAAACATTAGGGTTATGTTTGATGATGACTGAAATTGTATT
Coding sequences within it:
- the LOC118268405 gene encoding PH and SEC7 domain-containing protein isoform X17, whose product is MVTHGCSTSICRRCRVFIRFISQPASPAGGAGLSGGAGAASDGCARAHHAVRTSRSEDHLQESSLSAVAVEMEEDVTSSLNTLLDARPDSATPGPRSDSDPERDRIVWTYNAPVSSAAERAACNGSGRSGATSNSTSISDGMSQRSSSPASPTSASSSVMSSRATPPHRHLVTHHHHRPLNGDMSLSEAVSNISSPDYQDQDDMFETGRECPRMELSDPSDSDSTILVSEPCHKRAKSNSSYSNEHGSDVTLNGDHNNDYRIVIQVKGPDKQNANVTENVNNNNNSNYTQNGKENGHNSPENQGYQELCSGSDGGSDEGSDGDSLHSFHYSPKAVDIPSAERLAKRLYHLDGFKKSDVSRHLSKNNEFSRAVAEEYVRHFELSGATLDAALRTFLARFALSGETQERERVLVHFSRRYLECNPGSFNSQDAVHTLTCAIMLLNTDLHGCGGGGTFRRMSCAEFIDNLADLNDGDNFPRETLKQLYHAIRTQPLQWALDAEAQPAGGAGGEVRSGGAGANPFLDVPDQSRAIEYKKGYVMRKCCVDANGKKTPFGRRGWKMFYCTLRDLVLYLHKDEHGFRRSQMSDNLHNAIRIHHALATKATDYTKKQHVFRLQTADQAEYLFQTSDSKELCSWVETINFVCAAYSAAPLAGAVGSQRKFQRPLLPCTHTKLSMREQLAEHEERAARLEEELAALRHARDHAHSTHAPHARLKEHYLVHEIKRYRTYAYVMRARGGGAGADEAAPAVPERAERAAPA
- the LOC118268405 gene encoding PH and SEC7 domain-containing protein isoform X16; translation: MVTHGCSTSICRRCRVFIRFISQPASPAGGAGLSGGAGAASDGCARAHHAVRTSRSEDHLQFQKESSLSAVAVEMEEDVTSSLNTLLDARPDSATPGPRSDSDPERDRIVWTYNAPVSSAAERAACNGSGRSGATSNSTSISDGMSQRSSSPASPTSASSSVMSSRATPPHRHLVTHHHHRPLNGDMSLSEAVSNISSPDYQDQDDMFETGRECPRMELSDPSDSDSTILVSEPCHKRAKSNSSYSNEHGSDVTLNGDHNNDYRIVIQVKGPDKQNANVTENVNNNNNSNYTQNGKENGHNSPENQGYQELCSGSDGGSDEGSDGDSLHSFHYSPKAVDIPSAERLAKRLYHLDGFKKSDVSRHLSKNNEFSRAVAEEYVRHFELSGATLDAALRTFLARFALSGETQERERVLVHFSRRYLECNPGSFNSQDAVHTLTCAIMLLNTDLHGCGGGGTFRRMSCAEFIDNLADLNDGDNFPRETLKQLYHAIRTQPLQWALDAEAQPAGGAGGEVRSGGAGANPFLDVPDQSRAIEYKKGYVMRKCCVDANGKKTPFGRRGWKMFYCTLRDLVLYLHKDEHGFRRSQMSDNLHNAIRIHHALATKATDYTKKQHVFRLQTADQAEYLFQTSDSKELCSWVETINFVCAAYSAAPLAGAVGSQRKFQRPLLPCTHTKLSMREQLAEHEERAARLEEELAALRHARDHAHSTHAPHARLKEHYLVHEIKRYRTYAYVMRARGGGAGADEAAPAVPERAERAAPA
- the LOC118268405 gene encoding PH and SEC7 domain-containing protein isoform X3 — encoded protein: MADERLVVLNRSDNLGFGFSLLGEAGLPHIIYEIEENSPAARSGEVEAGDVLLKVNGTDVNRFTTREVLKCLRLSSDPVTLRLRKGSLLDVREITADSPMCADPQIKASVRRYLAAAAERRSSGAGARTNHDSRSASPPSSNSNSNSSSNSSSNGSGVQSGDSCEALVGVEDKRRGRATPKFEAYMMTGDLMLNLSRVEHPHHNHHAPTHRTHYHRYNSTPASPSENRMCGRVELAQRHNSSPDTGLVGDHASKMFISQPASPAGGAGLSGGAGAASDGCARAHHAVRTSRSEDHLQFQKESSLSAVAVEMEEDVTSSLNTLLDARPDSATPGPRSDSDPERDRIVWTYNAPVSSAAERAACNGSGRSGATSNSTSISDGMSQRSSSPASPTSASSSVMSSRATPPHRHLVTHHHHRPLNGDMSLSEAVSNISSPDYQDQDDMFETGRECPRMELSDPSDSDSTILVSEPCHKRAKSNSSYSNEHGSDVTLNGDHNNDYRIVIQVKGPDKQNANVTENVNNNNNSNYTQNGKENGHNSPENQGYQELCSGSDGGSDEGSDGDSLHSFHYSPKAVDIPSAERLAKRLYHLDGFKKSDVSRHLSKNNEFSRAVAEEYVRHFELSGATLDAALRTFLARFALSGETQERERVLVHFSRRYLECNPGSFNSQDAVHTLTCAIMLLNTDLHGCGGGGTFRRMSCAEFIDNLADLNDGDNFPRETLKQLYHAIRTQPLQWALDAEAQPAGGAGGEVRSGGAGANPFLDVPDQSRAIEYKKGYVMRKCCVDANGKKTPFGRRGWKMFYCTLRDLVLYLHKDEHGFRRSQMSDNLHNAIRIHHALATKATDYTKKQHVFRLQTADQAEYLFQTSDSKELCSWVETINFVCAAYSAAPLAGAVGSQRKFQRPLLPCTHTKLSMREQLAEHEERAARLEEELAALRHARDHAHSTHAPHARLKEHYLVHEIKRYRTYAYVMRARGGGAGADEAAPAVPERAERAAPA
- the LOC118268405 gene encoding PH and SEC7 domain-containing protein isoform X1 — its product is MADERLVVLNRSDNLGFGFSLLGEAGLPHIIYEIEENSPAARSGEVEAGDVLLKVNGTDVNRFTTREVLKCLRLSSDPVTLRLRKGSLLDVREITADSPMCADPQIKASVRRYLAAAAERRSSGAGARTNHDSRSASPPSSNSNSNSSSNSSSNGSGVQSGDSCEALVGVEDKRRGRATPKFEAYMMTGDLMLNLSRVEHPHHNHHAPTHRTHYHRYNSTPASPSENRMCGRVELAQRHNSSPDTGLVGDHASKMFISQPASPAGGAGLSGGAGAASDGCARAHHAVRTSRSEDHLQSRVCNGKFQKESSLSAVAVEMEEDVTSSLNTLLDARPDSATPGPRSDSDPERDRIVWTYNAPVSSAAERAACNGSGRSGATSNSTSISDGMSQRSSSPASPTSASSSVMSSRATPPHRHLVTHHHHRPLNGDMSLSEAVSNISSPDYQDQDDMFETGRECPRMELSDPSDSDSTILVSEPCHKRAKSNSSYSNEHGSDVTLNGDHNNDYRIVIQVKGPDKQNANVTENVNNNNNSNYTQNGKENGHNSPENQGYQELCSGSDGGSDEGSDGDSLHSFHYSPKAVDIPSAERLAKRLYHLDGFKKSDVSRHLSKNNEFSRAVAEEYVRHFELSGATLDAALRTFLARFALSGETQERERVLVHFSRRYLECNPGSFNSQDAVHTLTCAIMLLNTDLHGCGGGGTFRRMSCAEFIDNLADLNDGDNFPRETLKQLYHAIRTQPLQWALDAEAQPAGGAGGEVRSGGAGANPFLDVPDQSRAIEYKKGYVMRKCCVDANGKKTPFGRRGWKMFYCTLRDLVLYLHKDEHGFRRSQMSDNLHNAIRIHHALATKATDYTKKQHVFRLQTADQAEYLFQTSDSKELCSWVETINFVCAAYSAAPLAGAVGSQRKFQRPLLPCTHTKLSMREQLAEHEERAARLEEELAALRHARDHAHSTHAPHARLKEHYLVHEIKRYRTYAYVMRARGGGAGADEAAPAVPERAERAAPA
- the LOC118268405 gene encoding PH and SEC7 domain-containing protein isoform X15 — encoded protein: MVTHGCSTSICRRCRVFIRFISQPASPAGGAGLSGGAGAASDGCARAHHAVRTSRSEDHLQSRVCNGKFQKESSLSAVAVEMEEDVTSSLNTLLDARPDSATPGPRSDSDPERDRIVWTYNAPVSSAAERAACNGSGRSGATSNSTSISDGMSQRSSSPASPTSASSSVMSSRATPPHRHLVTHHHHRPLNGDMSLSEAVSNISSPDYQDQDDMFETGRECPRMELSDPSDSDSTILVSEPCHKRAKSNSSYSNEHGSDVTLNGDHNNDYRIVIQVKGPDKQNANVTENVNNNNNSNYTQNGKENGHNSPENQGYQELCSGSDGGSDEGSDGDSLHSFHYSPKAVDIPSAERLAKRLYHLDGFKKSDVSRHLSKNNEFSRAVAEEYVRHFELSGATLDAALRTFLARFALSGETQERERVLVHFSRRYLECNPGSFNSQDAVHTLTCAIMLLNTDLHGCGGGGTFRRMSCAEFIDNLADLNDGDNFPRETLKQLYHAIRTQPLQWALDAEAQPAGGAGGEVRSGGAGANPFLDVPDQSRAIEYKKGYVMRKCCVDANGKKTPFGRRGWKMFYCTLRDLVLYLHKDEHGFRRSQMSDNLHNAIRIHHALATKATDYTKKQHVFRLQTADQAEYLFQTSDSKELCSWVETINFVCAAYSAAPLAGAVGSQRKFQRPLLPCTHTKLSMREQLAEHEERAARLEEELAALRHARDHAHSTHAPHARLKEHYLVHEIKRYRTYAYVMRARGGGAGADEAAPAVPERAERAAPA
- the LOC118268405 gene encoding PH and SEC7 domain-containing protein isoform X18, which gives rise to MMTGDLMLNLSRVEHPHHNHHAPTHRTHYHRYNSTPASPSENRMCGRVELAQRHNSSPDTGLVGDHASKMFISQPASPAGGAGLSGGAGAASDGCARAHHAVRTSRSEDHLQSRVCNGKFQKESSLSAVAVEMEEDVTSSLNTLLDARPDSATPGPRSDSDPERDRIVWTYNAPVSSAAERAACNGSGRSGATSNSTSISDGMSQRSSSPASPTSASSSVMSSRATPPHRHLVTHHHHRPLNGDMSLSEAVSNISSPDYQDQDDMFETGRECPRMELSDPSDSDSTILVSEPCHKRAKSNSSYSNEHGSDVTLNGDHNNDYRIVIQVKGPDKQNANVTENVNNNNNSNYTQNGKENGHNSPENQGYQELCSGSDGGSDEGSDGDSLHSFHYSPKAVDIPSAERLAKRLYHLDGFKKSDVSRHLSKNNEFSRAVAEEYVRHFELSGATLDAALRTFLARFALSGETQERERVLVHFSRRYLECNPGSFNSQDAVHTLTCAIMLLNTDLHGCGGGGTFRRMSCAEFIDNLADLNDGDNFPRETLKQLYHAIRTQPLQWALDAEAQPAGGAGGEVRSGGAGANPFLDVPDQSRAIEYKKGYVMRKCCVDANGKKTPFGRRGWKMFYCTLRDLVLYLHKDEHGFRRSQMSDNLHNAIRIHHALATKATDYTKKQHVFRLQTADQAEYLFQTSDSKELCSWVETINFVCAAYSAAPLAGAVGSQRKFQRPLLPCTHTKLSMREQLAEHEERAARLEEELAALRHARDHAHSTHAPHARLKEHYLVHEIKRYRTYAYVMRARGGGAGADEAAPAVPERAERAAPA